The Streptomyces sp. NBC_00576 genome contains the following window.
CTCCACCAGCCCGTCCGTGTAGAGCAGGAGCACGCCGTCCGGGACCGTTGGGCGGGTGAGCGTCGTATAGCTGCCGAATCCGGTGCCCAGGGGCGGGCCGGACGGGACGTCGACGAGTGCGACCGTGCCGTCCGGGGAGAGGAAGGCGGGCGGGAGATGGCCGGCGTTCGCGTAGGACACCGTCTGGTGGGCGGGATCCTCCAGGGCCAGCAGACAGGTGGCGACCCGGTCGAACCCGGAGTCGGCGACCGTGCGGTCCGCGTGGGTGAGCAGCAGGTGCGGGGGCAGACCGGCCATGGCCAGGGCGCGCAGCGCGGAGCGGTAGTGGCTCATCGCGACGGCGGCCTCGACCCCGTGGCCCATGACATCCCCGATGACCAGCAGATTCCGGCCGTCGGGCAGGGGCAGACTGTCGAACCAGTCGCCTCCGATCAGGGCCACGTCGTCGGCGGGCAGATAGCGGAACGCGATCGGTGCGCGCGGGTTCGGCGGCGCCGTGGTGTCGGTGAGCAGCGCGTGCTGGAGCTCCAGGGCCATGCTGTGCTCGCGGGTGTGCAGGGCGGCGCGCTCCAGGGCGCCGGCGGCCCGGTGGGCCAGTTCGAGGGCCACTGACACGTCGTCGACCGTGAATCCGGGGGAGTCGAACGCGCGCACGAGGGAGAGAGTGCCCAGAGGGCGCCTGCCTGCGATCAGAGGCAGGACGAGGACCGAGTGGATGCCGCTGCCCTGGTAATCGCAGGCCAGGTCCGCGCGCACCACCCCGGACTGCCACTCCTCCTCGGAGATGCCGTTGCTCAGCCAGGGGAGTCCGGCGTCCAGGCACGCGCGGAGCTCGGTGCCCGGCGGATAGTCCAGGGTGTCGCCGATATCGGCCAGGGCGAGCACCGCGTCCTTGATGCCGGGTACCGCCGCGAGGGCCGCCCGGCGCAGCCGCAGCACTCCCGGGGGCGGCCGGTGCGGACCGGCCTTCACCTCGAGGTTCAGCTCGACACCGGCCGCGTCCGCCAGGTCCGGCACCATGAACTGGGCCAGCTCGGCGCAGGTCGCCTGCACGTCCGCCGTGGTGCCGATGCGCGCTGTCGCCGTGTCCAGCAGGGTCATCCGGCGGTGCGCGCGCTCCAACTCGTCGACGTGCTGCTGCGGGGCACTGATCTCAAGGAAGACCCCGGCGAGACCGAGAACTCGACCCTGCTCGTCCTGGAGCCGGTGATAGGTGGCGTGCCAGGCACGACGGATGAAGGGCGAGTCCGCGCGGGTGTGCCCCGTCCCCACGAGCTCACGGGGCTGCCCGTCGTGCAGCACCTGCCGCAGCACGCTCTCGGGCCGCTCGACCCCTGGCGACGCCTCGGCCAGCGTCCGCCCCAGGAGCTCCTGGGCCGACAGACCGCTGACCCGGACCATGTGCGGGTTGACGTACAGGAACCGCAGCTCCGTGTCGAGGACGAACACTCCGGCGGCCGTGCCCTCGACGAACTGACGCAGCAGGCCGTACTCCTCGACCAGCCGGGGCAGGTCCCCGGCGGTCGGCCCGGCGAGCAGTGCCTCGACGTCGTCGAAGAGCAGCGGCCGGAAAGCGTCCATGGCCTCCGCACCTCTCGTCGTCGTAGCGCTTGCCGCACGGCACGGACAATGATCGGCGAGACGGGGGCGTCGCGCATGTCGGAACCGTCGACGTGCGCACTCCGCCGGTCCGGCCGAAACCCTTTCACACGGTCACGAGCGCGACCGGGCCGATTCCTCGGCCCGCTCCGCCTACCTGCCCTGGTTCTCCCGCTTTTCCTTCTGTTCCTGGTGCAGTTCCTTGATACGCACCGCTTCCTTGCGTACGTCGGCCTGCACGGAGCGCTCCTGGCGGAGCCACTCGGGGTCGTCCTGCTTCAGGGCGTCGATCTGCTCGGTGGTAAGGGCCTCGGTGACCCCGCCGCGGGCGAGCCCCGCGATGGAGACACCCAGCTTCGACGCGACCACCGGACGGGGGTGCGGGCCGTCGCGCCGCAGGTCGCGCAGCCAAGCCGGCGGGTCGGCCTGCAACGCGGACAGCTCGGCGCGCGTGACGACACCCTCCTGGAACTCTGCGGGGGTGGCCTGGAGGTACACACCCAGCTTCTTCGCCGCGGTCGCGGGCTTCATGGTCTGGGAGGTCTGGTGCGTCGTCATGGTGTCAAGGGTATCGAGCGTATGAACCAGCGCCGACCACAGTGGACGGGGTGGACAGGGCGCACGGGGAGGGGAGCGCGGCGGGAGGAGTGCGGCAGGTAGCCTGGCGCGGTGACTGGCTCGGAAGATTCCCCCGCGTTCCGGCTCGCGTACGTCCCGGGAGTGATCCCCGCCAAGTGGGTGCGGATCTGGAACGAGCGGCGAACCGACGTCCCCCTGACCCTGCTCCAGGTGGCCGCCGCCGACGTGGGCGACCTGCTGCTCACCGGAGACGCCGACGCGGCCCTCGTACGGCTGCCGGTCGACCGTACGGTGCTCAGCGCGATCTCCCTCTACACCGAGATCTCGGTGGTCGTGGTCCCCAAGGACCATGTCGTGGCCGCCGTCGACGAGGTGACCGCCGAGGACCTCGCCGACGACATCGTGCTGCACCCCCTCGACGACACCCTCGCCTGGGAGAGCCTCCCCGGCCGCCCCGCGATCGAGCGCCCCGCGACCACCGAGGACGCCATCGAACTGGTCGCGGCCGGGATCGGCGTCCTGGTCGTCCCCCAGTCCCTCGCCCGCCTCCATCACCGCAAGGACCTCACCTACCGTCCGGTCACCGACGCGCCCGAGTCCCAGGTCGCCCTGTCCTGGCCGGAGGACCGCACGACCGACCTGGTCGAGGACTTCATCGGCATCGTGCGGGGCCGCACCGTCAACAGCTCACGTGGCCGCCGCCAGGAGCCCGAGGCGGAGCAGCCGAAGACCAAGAAGCGCTCCGGCACGGAGGGCACCGCACGCAAGCCCGTCGCAGGACGGTCCGCGGGCCGGGGCGCCGGCAAGGGCGGAGCGGCGGGCAGGGGCGCCCGGAGTGGCGGTTCCGGCAAGGCCGGCGGCGCCCGCCAGGGCAAGCCCCGCCGCAAGTCGTAGCATCCGCCGCACGCCCTGAGCGGCTCGGAAGTCGGGCGCGGGGCTGCATCTGTCTGCGGCTCCGCCGCGGGACGCTGCGAGGCCGGCGACCACGACGAGGCGGCCGACCGACTGCGCGCCTCACTTTGGGAGACCGACGGCTGTGCCTCCTTACCGCCGCACGGCCGGTCCGTACCGGCGCTGGCCCCGCTCGCGGAGGTCTGCGCCGGACTCGACGCGCGCGGCGGGTACGAGGCCGAACTCGCCCGCGCCGTACGGGTACTGCTCGCCATGGGTCTGCCGGCCCTCGCCGACGGCGACACCGCGACGGCCCTCGGTTACTTCCGCCGAGCACCACCCGGCAGCCGCCCGGGCCGGGCAACTCCCCTGAACCCGTTTCCCCCGGCTCTGCCCGCCCTACCCGGTCTGTCCGCGCTGCTTCGCCGTGCGGACGAGCCAGTCGTACGCCGCCCTGGCCGTGAACTCCCGCTGGCCGCCACGCAGGAGCAGCTCCGCCGTCGCGAACTCGGGATCGTCGGCCTGTGCGGCGAGGTACGGGATCGCGATGCAGCGCATGCCCGCCGTGTGCGCGGCGGCGCTGCCCGGAGCGGCGTCCTCCAGGACCACGCAGTCCGCCGGGGCCGCTCCGAGGCGTCGCGCCGCCTCCAGAAAGACGTCCGGTGCGGGTTTGCCGCGGGTGACCTCGTCGGAGGACACGACGGTCCGCAGAAACGCGTCCAGGCCCGTGCCCGCCAGGATCGCGTCGATGGCCCGCAGCGCGGAACCCGAGGCCACCGCCATGGGGATGCCCTCGCCCGCCAGCAGCTCCACGAACTTCCGCATCTCCGGATAGACAGGCGTGTCGGCCCGGGCCAGCTCGAGATAGCGGCGGTTCTTCTCCGCGAGCAACTCCTCGACCGGTGCGCGCAGCCCGTACCGCTCCCGCCACAGCGTGACCGTCTCCCGCGTGCTGATGCCCACGGACTCCTCCTGGTCGGCCCAGGTGAAGCCCGTGACGCCGTACGCGGCGAGGGTCTGCCGGCTCGCCTCGAAATAGTTCGGCTCGCTGTCTACGAGTGTTCCGTCGAGATCGAAGATGACCGCGGTGGTGCCGAGAGTGCTCATGGTTCCCAGGATGCCAAGGGGCCGGGAGCGAGCAGGGCCCAGGATCAGCCGGTCGCCGTGCGGCCGAGCGACTCGACCAGGGGCAGCAGCCGGTGCGGGACCCGTTCGCGCAGCGCCACCTCGGTGCGGGTGCGGACCACTCCAGGCACGCTGATCACCGCCTGGATCACGTCTTCCAGGTGGGCGTTGTCGCGGGCCACGACCCGCGCGAGGAGATCACCGCCGCCGGCGATCGAGAACGCCTCGACGATCTCCGGCACGGTCGCCAGCGCGTTCCCGACCTCGTCGAGATGGCCCTGGGTGACCTCGATGTGCACGAACGCGAGCACGGGGTGACCGAGCGCGGCGGGGGAGAGCGAGGGACCCGTGCCGGTGATCACGCCGTCCCGTTCGAGGCGGTCGAGACGGGCCTGCAGGGTGCCGCGCGCGACGCCGAGGACACGGGCGTACTCGCGCACGCTGGTGCGGGGCTGCTCCAGCAGCAGGCGCAGAATGCGGGTGTCGAGCTCGTCCACAGCCATGGTTCTGTCCTCCTCGTACATGGTCCGTTGGCTCGGCAGTGGACGCTCACGGACCGATATGTCTGTGCCAATGGTTCAGCCTATTCGACCTCACTTGAGCCATCGGTGGCGGTAGTGCTGCAATGTTCCCCGTCGATGGCGCTGCGGACTCCGCGGCGCCTTTTTCATGCCGATTCCAGTGGGGCGGGACAGCAGTGCTGAAGAGGGTGTTCATGGCGCCGGACCCGGGCCGGGCGCGGCTGCGTTTCGCCGGGCGGGCCGTGCTCGGCGTCGGTCTGGCCGTCACCGTCTGCGGCCTCGCCGGGTACTCGCTCACCGGGGCCGTGAGCGGCGGACTCGCCGCGCTGCTCGCCCTGTTCACGGTCACCGATGCCACGGTGCGCGGGCAGGCGCTCACCACCGCACTGCTGCCCGCGGTCGGGCTCCCGGTCCTCGCCGCCGCTGCCGTGCTGCACGACCACCCGCTCGCCCGCGGGCTCGCCCTCCTCACCGTCGTCGGCGCCGGCGTGTACGCGCGCCGATGGGGCCCGCGCGGCCACAGCCTGGGCGTCTTCGCGTTCATGACCTTCTTCGTCGCCCAGTTCCTGCACGCGGGACCGGAGCAACTGCCCGAGCTGTACGCCGCCGTCGTCCTGTCCGTGCTCACCGCCTCGGCGGTGCGCTTCGGGCTGTGGTGCTACGAGCGCCGTACGCCCCCGCCCCCGGCCCCCGTCGCCCCGGCCGTCGAACGCGGCCTGGCCCGCGTCACCACACGTCAGGCCGTCCAGGCGACGGCCGCTGCCGGCTTCGCCCTGGTCGTGGGTCAACTGGTGTCCGGGGACCGCTGGTACTGGGCGGTCGGCGCCGCCTGGTGGATCTTCGTGAACACCACCTCGCGCGGCGAGACCCTGGTCCGCGGCTTCCGTCGCATCCTCGGCACGGTGCTCGGCATCGCGCTCGGCCTCGCTGTCGCCGTCCCGGTGGCGGGGGCCGCCGTCCCCACCGGGGTGCTCGTCGCCGTATGCGTGTTCGGCATCTGCTACTCGGCCGCCGTGTCGTACACGTGGATGATGCTCTCGGTCACTCTGCTCGCCGAACTGCTGTACGGGCTCCTCGGCGTCCTCGATCCGGCACTGCTCACCGTGCGGCTCGCGGAGACCGGTGTCGGCGCCCTGGGCGCCCTGCTCGCCGTGGTCCTCGTGCTGCCGATCACCACGCACGCCACCACCGACGCCTGGATCCAGCGTGCCCTGCACTGTGTCCACGCCTGTACCGCCGAGGCCGCCGCCCGGCTCGCCGGTGTGCCCGGCACCGGCACGTCTCCCGACCCGGCGCCGCGCGTGGCCGAACTGGAGCTGCTGCTGGGGCGTGTCCGGGTCTCGGTCGCGCCGCTCGTGCATCCACTCAACCCCGTCCGCGCTCGTAAGCGCCGAGCGCGCCGGGTACTCGCGCTCCTCGACGACTGCGCCCGCGAGATCCGCGGTCTGGCCGCCTTGGCCGCCGACCCGGAGGCCTCCAGCGACGTCCGGCTCGCCGCCGCCTGTCGGCGCGTGGAGACCGTGGTGGAGGCGCTCACGGAGGGCCGCGCCGATTCCGTCACGGCCCCCGTGGACCGGTCCCACGCCACCGAGCCCGCCCTCGCCCACCTGCACGGACTGGAACGGGCCCTGGCCGAGCTGGCCAAGCCGCTGCGCGGCCCGTCGGGTTCGCCGTTGGTCGGAGCCTGAGGTTCTCCTCGTACGCGCGGGCAGTTGGTCTAGACCGATGAGGTACCGTCGCCCCGACCGACCAAGTGACCGAGAGGGGGCGGCAGTGGGGCGACGGCGAGCGTTCATCGGTTCGTTCACGGCGGCAGGTGGCCCAGGGGTACTGGTCGCCGCAGTGGACGACGACACCGGTGCCCTGACCGTGCTCGGCGCGGCGGACGACGTACCCGACCCGTCGTATCTCGCCCTCGCCGCCGACGGGAACACGCTCTACGCGGTCAGCGAGACCGCTCAGGGCGCGGTGGCCGCCTATCGGGTGAGCGGCGACAAACCCGAACTCGCCGGTCCGCCCGTGCCGGTCGGCGGCAGCGGTCCCACGCACCTCGGACTCTTCGCCGGACACGTACTGACCGCCAACTACGGCTCCGGCAGCGTCACCGCGGTACCCGTTCGCGCCGACGGCACCCTCGCCGGCAGCGCGTCCGACGTGCTCCAGCACACTGGTTCGGGCCCGCACCCGGCCCGGCAGCGGGGGCCGCACGCCCACCAGGTGCAGCCCGACCCGAGCGGCCGGTGGGTCGTCGGCGTCGACCTCGGCACGGACTCCGTACATGTGTGCGCACTGCGCGACGGCGGCCTCGTACCGCACCGCGAGACCGCTCTGCGCCCCGGCTCCGGGCCGCGCCACCTGGCCTTCCACCCGGACGGCTCGTACGCGTACGTGCTGAACGAACTCGCCCCGACCGTCACCGTCTGCCGCTGGGACGCCGCAGAGGGCCTCCTGACGCCCCTGCGCGAGACACCGGTACTGCGGGGCGCTCCGGACGGCGACGCCTACCCGTCGGGCATCGTCGCCTCGCCCGACGGCCGCTTCGTATGGACCGCGACGCGCGGCCAGGACGCCGTGTCCGTGCTCGCCGTCGACGACGCCGGAGCCGCGTTGCGGCTGGTGGACACGGTGCCGTGCGGAGGCCACTGGCCCCGCGCGCTCGCCGCCTCGGACGGATTCCTGTACACCGCGAACGAGCGCTCCGGGGACGTGACGTGGTTCGCCCTCGACCCCGACACCGGCATCCCGCGCCGGACCGGTTCGATCGAGGTCCCGGCGGTGTCCTGCGTGATCCTCGGCTGAGCGGACGCCCCACGGGCCGGACACGCCGAGGGCCCGCTCCCGGAAAGGAGCGGGCCCTTCGGCGTACCAGATGTTCCGGCCGTCGTACTTCGCAGTACGGGTGCTGTCCGGGTCAGCGGACCGGGGCGCCCTGCGGCTGCTGCGGGGCGATGCCCAGTGCCGT
Protein-coding sequences here:
- a CDS encoding lactonase family protein, translating into MRYRRPDRPSDREGAAVGRRRAFIGSFTAAGGPGVLVAAVDDDTGALTVLGAADDVPDPSYLALAADGNTLYAVSETAQGAVAAYRVSGDKPELAGPPVPVGGSGPTHLGLFAGHVLTANYGSGSVTAVPVRADGTLAGSASDVLQHTGSGPHPARQRGPHAHQVQPDPSGRWVVGVDLGTDSVHVCALRDGGLVPHRETALRPGSGPRHLAFHPDGSYAYVLNELAPTVTVCRWDAAEGLLTPLRETPVLRGAPDGDAYPSGIVASPDGRFVWTATRGQDAVSVLAVDDAGAALRLVDTVPCGGHWPRALAASDGFLYTANERSGDVTWFALDPDTGIPRRTGSIEVPAVSCVILG
- a CDS encoding Lrp/AsnC family transcriptional regulator, coding for MAVDELDTRILRLLLEQPRTSVREYARVLGVARGTLQARLDRLERDGVITGTGPSLSPAALGHPVLAFVHIEVTQGHLDEVGNALATVPEIVEAFSIAGGGDLLARVVARDNAHLEDVIQAVISVPGVVRTRTEVALRERVPHRLLPLVESLGRTATG
- a CDS encoding FUSC family protein — translated: MLKRVFMAPDPGRARLRFAGRAVLGVGLAVTVCGLAGYSLTGAVSGGLAALLALFTVTDATVRGQALTTALLPAVGLPVLAAAAVLHDHPLARGLALLTVVGAGVYARRWGPRGHSLGVFAFMTFFVAQFLHAGPEQLPELYAAVVLSVLTASAVRFGLWCYERRTPPPPAPVAPAVERGLARVTTRQAVQATAAAGFALVVGQLVSGDRWYWAVGAAWWIFVNTTSRGETLVRGFRRILGTVLGIALGLAVAVPVAGAAVPTGVLVAVCVFGICYSAAVSYTWMMLSVTLLAELLYGLLGVLDPALLTVRLAETGVGALGALLAVVLVLPITTHATTDAWIQRALHCVHACTAEAAARLAGVPGTGTSPDPAPRVAELELLLGRVRVSVAPLVHPLNPVRARKRRARRVLALLDDCAREIRGLAALAADPEASSDVRLAAACRRVETVVEALTEGRADSVTAPVDRSHATEPALAHLHGLERALAELAKPLRGPSGSPLVGA
- a CDS encoding DUF5997 family protein, which gives rise to MTTHQTSQTMKPATAAKKLGVYLQATPAEFQEGVVTRAELSALQADPPAWLRDLRRDGPHPRPVVASKLGVSIAGLARGGVTEALTTEQIDALKQDDPEWLRQERSVQADVRKEAVRIKELHQEQKEKRENQGR
- a CDS encoding HAD family hydrolase gives rise to the protein MSTLGTTAVIFDLDGTLVDSEPNYFEASRQTLAAYGVTGFTWADQEESVGISTRETVTLWRERYGLRAPVEELLAEKNRRYLELARADTPVYPEMRKFVELLAGEGIPMAVASGSALRAIDAILAGTGLDAFLRTVVSSDEVTRGKPAPDVFLEAARRLGAAPADCVVLEDAAPGSAAAHTAGMRCIAIPYLAAQADDPEFATAELLLRGGQREFTARAAYDWLVRTAKQRGQTG
- a CDS encoding SpoIIE family protein phosphatase, which translates into the protein MDAFRPLLFDDVEALLAGPTAGDLPRLVEEYGLLRQFVEGTAAGVFVLDTELRFLYVNPHMVRVSGLSAQELLGRTLAEASPGVERPESVLRQVLHDGQPRELVGTGHTRADSPFIRRAWHATYHRLQDEQGRVLGLAGVFLEISAPQQHVDELERAHRRMTLLDTATARIGTTADVQATCAELAQFMVPDLADAAGVELNLEVKAGPHRPPPGVLRLRRAALAAVPGIKDAVLALADIGDTLDYPPGTELRACLDAGLPWLSNGISEEEWQSGVVRADLACDYQGSGIHSVLVLPLIAGRRPLGTLSLVRAFDSPGFTVDDVSVALELAHRAAGALERAALHTREHSMALELQHALLTDTTAPPNPRAPIAFRYLPADDVALIGGDWFDSLPLPDGRNLLVIGDVMGHGVEAAVAMSHYRSALRALAMAGLPPHLLLTHADRTVADSGFDRVATCLLALEDPAHQTVSYANAGHLPPAFLSPDGTVALVDVPSGPPLGTGFGSYTTLTRPTVPDGVLLLYTDGLVERRGEDIDVSLRRLTRLRLSPRASLDAILDDVLAQLADAPAEDDIAVLAARSRPV
- a CDS encoding LysR substrate-binding domain-containing protein is translated as MTGSEDSPAFRLAYVPGVIPAKWVRIWNERRTDVPLTLLQVAAADVGDLLLTGDADAALVRLPVDRTVLSAISLYTEISVVVVPKDHVVAAVDEVTAEDLADDIVLHPLDDTLAWESLPGRPAIERPATTEDAIELVAAGIGVLVVPQSLARLHHRKDLTYRPVTDAPESQVALSWPEDRTTDLVEDFIGIVRGRTVNSSRGRRQEPEAEQPKTKKRSGTEGTARKPVAGRSAGRGAGKGGAAGRGARSGGSGKAGGARQGKPRRKS